The following proteins are co-located in the Polymorphospora rubra genome:
- a CDS encoding glycoside hydrolase family 13 protein: MSTADGDPWWRGAVIYQVYPRSFADGGGDGVGDIAGIRAHLDHLSALGVDAIWLSPWYPSPMADAGYDVSDYRDIDPIFGTLAEAEALIEEAHAANIRIIVDVVPNHCSDAHPWFQAALAGGPDAPERDLFWFRPGRGPNGDEPPNNWRSEFGGGTWTRTTNPDGTPGDWYLHLFSPEQPDLNWDHPKVRAEFESILRFWLDRGVDGVRIDSAALLLKHPALPDHHDDRPSPYVDLDEVHDVYRSWRRITDGYPGDRILIGEVWLPDTRRFADYLRPDELHTAFNFEFLGCAWDPDLLRACVDATLEAHALVGAPATWVLSNHDVTRHVTRYGRADTTFSFAKKRQGVVTDLELGTRRARAGALLTLSLPGATYVYQGEELGLWEVEDIPEALRQDPMWARSGHGRDGCRVPLPWSGDAAPFGFSPAGATSPPWLPQPADWKDRTVQAQTGDPHSMLELYRDAIRIRRTEPSLGDGTLRWLPAPDGVLAFARDPGFACVVNLSTGSVVLPEHRSCLLASGPLDGELLPPDTAVWLRID, from the coding sequence TTCGCCGACGGCGGTGGCGACGGTGTCGGCGACATCGCCGGCATCCGTGCCCACCTGGACCACCTGTCCGCGCTCGGCGTCGACGCGATCTGGCTGAGCCCGTGGTATCCGTCACCGATGGCCGACGCCGGCTACGACGTGTCGGACTACCGCGACATCGACCCGATCTTCGGCACCCTGGCCGAGGCCGAGGCGCTCATCGAAGAGGCGCACGCCGCGAACATCCGGATCATCGTCGATGTGGTGCCCAACCACTGCTCCGACGCGCACCCGTGGTTCCAGGCGGCGCTCGCCGGCGGACCCGACGCACCCGAGCGCGACCTTTTCTGGTTCCGCCCGGGACGTGGCCCGAACGGCGACGAGCCACCGAACAACTGGCGCTCGGAGTTCGGCGGCGGCACCTGGACCCGCACCACCAACCCCGACGGCACCCCGGGCGACTGGTACCTGCACCTCTTCAGCCCCGAGCAGCCGGACCTCAACTGGGACCACCCGAAGGTCCGCGCCGAATTCGAGAGCATCCTGCGTTTCTGGCTCGACCGCGGGGTCGACGGCGTCCGGATCGACTCGGCCGCCCTGCTGCTCAAGCACCCGGCCCTGCCCGACCACCACGACGACCGACCCAGCCCGTACGTCGACCTCGACGAGGTCCACGACGTCTACCGGTCCTGGCGGCGGATCACCGACGGATACCCCGGCGACCGGATCCTGATCGGCGAGGTGTGGCTGCCCGACACCCGCCGGTTCGCCGACTATCTGCGCCCCGACGAACTGCACACCGCGTTCAACTTCGAGTTCCTCGGCTGCGCCTGGGACCCGGACCTGCTCCGGGCCTGTGTCGACGCCACCCTGGAAGCACACGCCCTGGTCGGCGCGCCCGCCACCTGGGTGCTGTCCAACCACGACGTCACCCGTCACGTCACCCGCTACGGCCGCGCGGACACCACCTTCAGCTTCGCCAAGAAGCGGCAGGGGGTCGTCACCGACCTCGAGCTCGGCACCCGCCGGGCCCGCGCCGGTGCGCTGCTGACCCTGTCACTGCCCGGCGCCACCTACGTCTACCAGGGCGAGGAACTGGGGCTGTGGGAGGTCGAGGACATCCCCGAGGCGCTGCGCCAGGACCCGATGTGGGCGCGGTCCGGCCACGGGCGCGACGGCTGTCGGGTGCCGCTGCCGTGGTCGGGCGACGCCGCGCCGTTCGGATTCAGCCCGGCCGGCGCGACCAGCCCGCCCTGGCTGCCGCAACCGGCGGACTGGAAGGACCGCACCGTACAGGCCCAGACCGGTGACCCGCACTCGATGCTCGAGTTGTATCGCGACGCGATCCGGATCCGGCGTACCGAGCCCAGCCTCGGCGACGGCACGCTGCGCTGGCTGCCGGCGCCCGACGGGGTGCTCGCCTTCGCCCGCGATCCCGGATTCGCCTGCGTGGTCAACCTCTCCACCGGCTCGGTCGTGTTGCCCGAGCACCGGTCGTGCCTGCTCGCCAGCGGCCCGCTCGACGGCGAACTCCTGCCACCGGACACCGCCGTCTGGCTGCGGATCGACTGA